A single genomic interval of Lewinellaceae bacterium harbors:
- a CDS encoding lamin tail domain-containing protein yields the protein MRHFSKLFCLLLAFALASSANAQLSAGDIAFVSFDADDPDAFSFLALTTITPGTVIKFTDNGWIASTGSFRPNEGIWAVEFTSEITCGTEIQVTAGGPTDLQGTSVGALTASGSLLLSSSGDQILAYQGDEATPSFIAAVNFDGTGWAADATSSSTSAVPAGLVNGTTAVDLGEIDNAQYSCVFESGSKADLLAAINNGSNWLGSDSSKQVPASCLFAPTDCSGGPGDGGGSMQLNPGDIAFVSFDSDDPDAFSFVALAPIPSGTVIKFTDNGWVASTGSFRATEGIWIVGFTSDIACGTEVVVTASGPTDVQGASLGSLTTSGSLALGTSGDQILAYQGDDAAPAFVAAINFDGPGWTADATTSSTSAVPAGLTDGMTALNLGEIDNARYGCSVESGTVSSLLAAINTAGNWVLDNAVSQVPAGCLFAPSGCGGGGNGGGGCAELFISEYIEGSSFDKYIEVYNPTAGPVDLANYELRLYSNGSSAPFSSSLAAGGVLPSGGVMVFKNGQAAGFSGGVAINAVNFNGDDAVELFNAATGMTADIFGVIGTDPGSAWTAPGYSTQDRTLRRVASVSQGVTMNPAGPDFPTLTTEWEAFPNNTFDGLGFHVSDCVVDASCLITSVTVNATTGCQDDGSDSQDDDYYLADVTVSVTNAPTTGYLELYGPNGFIAKISAASIAGGEAVFADVELPANTLPVMVTASFTAEDCSKDGFGPAVYPCSLPECTPVINELDYNNPDTDDREFVELYNPCNKPINLADYSLIFVNGANGQIYGDFQLPSVMLAPGRFFVICGNGATTPNCDLDVSPNTNLIQNGDPDAVALLYISAIADAVSYEGSTTGFTEGSGDNLVDPPTPLRGIGRYVDGVDTDQNNADFLVQCITPGEPNVSSSDNCGIPGDFTVANIGCEGFFNDATYDSYSDTYYISSTCGHTYGGYDQLTFVGTQTCNDAKISAKITSVLPSTGFAGITMHESATPGARRMSIVRYANGQKYVEFRPYQNAPYYLYWLPSYTMFADYVRITRNGDYFFAAVSFDGNSWMTIYQQYMGGMPACVQTGMIVSSYYNGLTTNAVFDDVVISGSGSMLPRPAGPATVANDEPVAFNVFPNPVVDELSVTIDNAPAEEAAISILALDGRELYRGVHNINGNTVNLQLSGLEMTAGMYILTVNTGKEVLTKRFVKANP from the coding sequence ATGAGACACTTTTCCAAATTATTTTGCTTATTACTGGCATTCGCGCTGGCCAGCAGCGCCAATGCGCAGTTGAGCGCAGGGGACATTGCCTTCGTCAGTTTTGACGCAGACGATCCCGATGCCTTTTCATTCCTGGCTCTAACTACAATCACACCGGGGACGGTGATCAAATTTACCGACAACGGCTGGATTGCTTCCACCGGCAGTTTCCGGCCTAATGAGGGGATTTGGGCTGTTGAATTCACCTCCGAAATAACGTGCGGGACGGAAATCCAGGTGACTGCCGGCGGCCCGACGGACCTCCAGGGAACATCGGTTGGCGCCCTGACTGCCTCGGGGAGCCTGTTGTTGAGCAGCAGCGGCGACCAAATCCTGGCTTACCAGGGTGATGAGGCCACTCCTTCCTTCATTGCCGCCGTAAACTTCGACGGCACCGGATGGGCGGCGGACGCAACGAGTTCGTCTACTTCTGCGGTGCCGGCTGGCCTGGTCAACGGCACCACGGCTGTAGACCTTGGGGAGATAGACAATGCTCAGTACAGCTGCGTTTTCGAAAGCGGAAGCAAAGCCGACCTGCTCGCGGCGATAAACAACGGCTCCAACTGGTTGGGCAGCGATTCTTCAAAACAGGTGCCCGCCAGCTGCTTGTTCGCCCCAACTGATTGCAGCGGAGGGCCAGGCGACGGCGGCGGCAGCATGCAGCTGAACCCGGGCGACATCGCTTTTGTAAGTTTCGATTCGGACGATCCCGATGCGTTTTCCTTTGTAGCCCTGGCCCCGATCCCATCTGGCACGGTCATCAAGTTTACCGATAATGGCTGGGTGGCCTCCACCGGCAGCTTCCGGGCTACCGAAGGCATCTGGATCGTTGGGTTTACTTCCGACATTGCCTGCGGAACCGAAGTCGTGGTCACGGCCAGCGGCCCCACCGATGTTCAGGGCGCCTCCCTTGGCTCTCTGACCACTTCCGGCAGTTTAGCCTTAGGCACCAGCGGCGACCAAATCCTGGCCTACCAGGGCGATGACGCTGCTCCCGCCTTTGTCGCCGCCATCAATTTTGACGGCCCCGGATGGACAGCGGATGCGACGACTTCCTCTACTTCGGCAGTGCCCGCCGGTTTGACCGACGGCATGACGGCCCTCAACCTGGGCGAAATAGACAATGCCCGGTATGGTTGCAGCGTGGAAAGCGGAACCGTTTCCAGCCTGCTCGCGGCCATCAACACTGCCGGCAACTGGGTGTTGGACAATGCTGTCAGCCAGGTGCCGGCCGGCTGCCTGTTCGCGCCCTCCGGTTGCGGTGGCGGCGGCAATGGCGGCGGCGGTTGTGCCGAACTCTTCATCTCCGAGTATATTGAGGGTTCCAGTTTTGACAAATACATAGAAGTATATAACCCCACCGCCGGCCCGGTCGACCTGGCCAATTACGAATTGAGGTTGTACAGCAACGGCAGTTCTGCTCCCTTCAGTTCCAGCCTGGCTGCCGGCGGCGTGCTGCCCAGTGGCGGCGTAATGGTCTTTAAAAACGGCCAGGCCGCAGGTTTTTCCGGCGGAGTAGCCATCAACGCCGTCAACTTCAACGGCGACGACGCGGTCGAACTCTTCAATGCGGCAACCGGAATGACGGCGGATATTTTCGGCGTCATCGGCACCGACCCCGGAAGCGCCTGGACGGCGCCCGGCTATTCTACCCAGGACAGAACCCTGAGAAGAGTGGCCTCCGTCTCGCAAGGCGTAACCATGAACCCGGCTGGCCCTGACTTCCCAACGTTAACTACTGAGTGGGAAGCCTTCCCCAACAACACCTTCGACGGCCTGGGCTTCCACGTCAGCGATTGCGTCGTCGACGCCTCTTGCCTGATCACCAGCGTGACGGTCAACGCCACCACCGGTTGCCAGGATGATGGTTCCGACAGCCAGGACGACGATTACTACCTGGCCGACGTAACCGTATCCGTCACCAATGCACCCACAACCGGCTATCTGGAACTGTACGGCCCCAACGGGTTTATTGCTAAGATCTCCGCCGCCTCCATTGCCGGCGGCGAAGCAGTGTTCGCCGATGTCGAGCTTCCGGCCAATACCCTGCCGGTCATGGTCACGGCTTCTTTCACGGCCGAAGATTGTTCGAAGGACGGGTTCGGCCCGGCCGTTTACCCCTGTTCCCTGCCCGAGTGCACGCCGGTGATCAACGAGCTGGACTACAACAACCCCGATACCGACGACCGCGAATTTGTCGAGTTGTACAACCCCTGCAACAAGCCCATCAACCTGGCCGACTACTCCCTGATCTTTGTGAACGGCGCCAATGGCCAGATCTATGGCGACTTCCAGTTGCCGTCCGTCATGCTTGCCCCAGGCAGGTTCTTCGTCATCTGCGGCAACGGCGCCACTACGCCCAACTGCGACCTGGACGTTTCCCCCAACACCAACCTCATCCAGAATGGCGACCCGGACGCCGTGGCCCTGCTCTACATCAGCGCCATTGCTGATGCAGTAAGCTACGAGGGTTCCACCACCGGTTTCACGGAAGGTTCCGGCGACAACCTGGTGGATCCGCCGACCCCGCTTCGGGGCATCGGCCGGTACGTAGACGGGGTGGATACCGACCAGAACAACGCCGACTTCCTCGTTCAGTGCATCACGCCGGGCGAGCCGAATGTCAGCTCCAGCGACAACTGCGGCATTCCCGGAGACTTCACTGTCGCCAATATCGGATGCGAAGGCTTCTTCAACGACGCCACCTACGACAGTTACTCCGACACCTACTACATCAGCTCGACCTGCGGCCACACCTACGGCGGTTATGACCAGCTGACCTTTGTCGGTACGCAAACCTGCAATGACGCCAAGATCAGCGCCAAGATCACCAGTGTTTTACCGAGCACCGGTTTTGCGGGCATCACCATGCACGAATCCGCTACTCCGGGCGCCCGGAGGATGTCTATCGTCCGCTATGCGAACGGCCAGAAGTACGTAGAATTCCGGCCCTACCAGAATGCGCCGTATTACCTCTACTGGCTGCCGTCTTATACCATGTTCGCCGATTACGTCCGCATCACGCGGAACGGCGACTATTTCTTCGCCGCCGTATCCTTTGACGGCAACTCCTGGATGACCATCTACCAGCAATACATGGGCGGCATGCCGGCCTGTGTGCAAACCGGCATGATCGTCTCCAGCTACTACAATGGCTTGACGACCAACGCCGTCTTTGACGATGTGGTGATCTCCGGTTCCGGAAGCATGCTGCCCCGGCCGGCCGGCCCGGCAACCGTCGCCAACGATGAGCCGGTGGCCTTCAACGTTTTCCCCAACCCGGTGGTGGACGAATTGTCGGTCACGATCGACAATGCCCCGGCCGAAGAAGCGGCGATCAGCATCCTGGCCCTCGATGGCCGGGAACTGTACCGCGGCGTGCACAACATCAACGGCAATACGGTGAACCTGCAACTGTCCGGCCTGGAAATGACGGCGGGGATGTACATCCTCACGGTCAATACCGGCAAAGAAGTGCTGACGAAACGGTTTGTGAAGGCCAATCCTTAG
- a CDS encoding transposase zinc-binding domain-containing protein encodes MFRDYGEEYIQVYSANRRTIELIRSIRVCRTPALGGKRITCQGCGQVRYQYLSCGNSQCPQCQPCGITALKPPCTNSTGPGRQTPTVAGQASQPHAASSLLPYHFYAASLFERPGAAQPLAGV; translated from the coding sequence TTGTTCCGGGATTATGGGGAGGAGTATATCCAGGTATATAGCGCCAACCGCCGCACGATAGAGCTGATCCGCTCCATACGGGTGTGCCGTACGCCGGCCCTGGGCGGCAAGCGCATCACCTGCCAGGGTTGCGGGCAAGTTCGTTACCAGTACCTATCTTGTGGCAACAGCCAATGCCCGCAGTGCCAGCCCTGTGGAATAACTGCCCTGAAGCCGCCCTGCACAAATTCCACAGGGCCAGGGCGTCAAACGCCTACAGTGGCAGGACAGGCTTCGCAGCCGCATGCTGCAAGTTCCCTACTGCCATATCACTTTTACGCTGCCTCACTGTTTGAACGGCCTGGCGCGGCGCAACCCCTGGCAGGTGTATAA
- a CDS encoding transposase, which produces MKYHAHLHCLVTFGGYNEQDGQWHWPKRKRKIAPYRKLSGKYRAIFLKRLKKLMESGQVDYHQSYAELESSLPKKRWVVNHQWPTAETKVIEEYLGRYICRIGISNKRLSYDKNGQNVCIEYNNYREQKAGQPAPKAYRHMEPLTAMHQILQHQLPRYFQRSRHYGLHAAPTYERLESRLPIVVKQEGATVRTVIQILRALLKEEPYRCEGCSGTDFQEEHLAPDPAYTRYHVLAGASRSPPAEPKRAPSGIPASPKHAEWG; this is translated from the coding sequence TTGAAGTACCATGCGCACCTCCACTGCCTGGTAACGTTCGGAGGCTACAATGAGCAGGATGGCCAATGGCACTGGCCGAAGCGCAAGCGGAAGATAGCGCCCTACCGCAAGCTGAGCGGGAAGTACCGCGCCATATTCCTGAAGCGGTTAAAAAAGCTGATGGAATCCGGGCAGGTGGATTACCACCAAAGCTACGCAGAACTGGAAAGCAGCCTGCCCAAGAAGCGCTGGGTAGTGAACCATCAATGGCCTACGGCAGAAACGAAGGTAATAGAAGAATACCTGGGCCGTTATATCTGCCGCATCGGCATCTCGAACAAGCGCTTGTCGTATGACAAAAACGGGCAGAATGTATGCATTGAGTACAACAATTACCGGGAGCAAAAAGCGGGCCAGCCTGCGCCCAAAGCGTACCGGCATATGGAGCCTTTGACGGCGATGCACCAGATATTGCAGCACCAGTTGCCCCGCTACTTCCAGCGCTCGCGGCACTACGGCCTGCATGCGGCACCCACCTATGAACGCCTGGAGAGCCGCCTGCCCATTGTAGTGAAGCAGGAAGGGGCAACGGTGCGCACCGTCATCCAGATCCTGCGCGCCTTATTAAAGGAAGAGCCTTACCGTTGCGAAGGTTGCTCGGGTACAGATTTCCAGGAGGAACATCTCGCACCCGATCCGGCTTACACCCGCTATCACGTATTAGCTGGGGCCAGCCGCAGCCCTCCTGCGGAGCCAAAGCGCGCTCCATCCGGCATTCCAGCTTCCCCAAAGCACGCTGAATGGGGCTGA
- a CDS encoding IS1182 family transposase yields the protein MGHREGISRAEPIRLNLEEHIAQDNPVRLIDAYVDSLDLKELGFSHVVPAETGSPPYHPGDLLKLYIYGYLHRMRSSRQLAWACEVNIELWWLLKGLRPSWRTIARFRAEHPKSLRKLFQHYVQSLNNWGLLEGKTVGVDSVKLRAQNSKKNNYNEKKLRRHQTYIANKIRQYMKEMNEADEEGGLEGWARKQQALANTTVQLERLAKYRELEKQLEQSGEKQVSTTDPDARALALHRDIVEVCYSAQTATDAKHKLLVHYETTNENDAHALYSAAKGAKQALKADKLDVLGDKGYHTGSELAACAEDGITTYVASPEASTPGNGPQEGYQAKDFIYIGQGDYYICPQGYDLHTNGRFYAKGNADYRVKHYKTKACAECPVRQACTKNKMGRLIERSEYQEYADANRQRVEARRGYYRKRQEIVEHPYGTIKRAWGYTYTLLRGMEKVDGELGLIFFCYNLRRTMSILGVQGAIERLRRLFIAFWRSVARWRASLRNAKFKKLACSGVAWCARA from the coding sequence ATGGGGCACCGAGAAGGCATCAGCCGGGCGGAGCCCATCCGGCTCAACCTGGAAGAACACATAGCGCAAGACAACCCCGTCCGATTAATCGATGCCTACGTGGATTCCTTGGATCTAAAGGAGTTGGGCTTTAGCCACGTAGTGCCGGCGGAAACGGGCAGCCCTCCTTACCACCCCGGGGATTTGCTCAAGCTGTACATATACGGCTACCTTCACCGGATGCGCAGCTCGCGGCAGTTGGCCTGGGCTTGCGAGGTGAATATAGAATTGTGGTGGTTGTTAAAAGGGCTGAGGCCATCCTGGCGGACGATAGCGCGCTTCCGGGCGGAGCACCCAAAGAGCCTGCGCAAGTTATTTCAGCACTATGTACAAAGCTTGAACAATTGGGGGCTGCTGGAAGGGAAAACCGTTGGAGTAGATTCGGTGAAACTACGGGCGCAGAACAGCAAGAAAAACAATTACAATGAGAAGAAGCTGCGGCGCCATCAAACCTACATCGCCAACAAGATCCGCCAGTACATGAAAGAAATGAATGAGGCGGATGAGGAAGGAGGCCTGGAGGGCTGGGCGCGCAAACAGCAAGCATTGGCCAATACTACTGTGCAGTTGGAGCGGCTGGCCAAATACAGGGAGTTGGAAAAGCAATTGGAGCAAAGCGGGGAAAAGCAGGTATCCACCACAGACCCAGATGCGCGAGCTCTTGCCCTGCACCGGGATATTGTAGAAGTGTGCTATTCGGCCCAAACAGCCACCGACGCAAAGCACAAGCTATTGGTACACTACGAAACGACAAACGAGAATGATGCCCATGCCCTGTATTCGGCAGCCAAAGGGGCAAAGCAAGCCCTGAAGGCGGACAAATTGGATGTTTTGGGAGATAAAGGCTACCATACCGGCAGCGAGCTGGCTGCCTGCGCAGAGGACGGGATTACTACTTATGTCGCTTCGCCTGAAGCAAGCACCCCGGGCAATGGCCCGCAGGAGGGCTATCAGGCAAAGGATTTTATATACATCGGCCAGGGCGATTATTACATTTGCCCGCAGGGGTATGATTTGCATACCAACGGCAGGTTTTATGCTAAAGGCAATGCGGATTACAGGGTAAAGCACTATAAAACGAAAGCATGCGCAGAGTGCCCGGTACGGCAAGCATGCACAAAAAACAAGATGGGGCGGCTCATCGAGCGCTCGGAATACCAGGAATATGCCGATGCCAACCGGCAGCGGGTGGAAGCTCGAAGAGGATATTACCGAAAGCGCCAAGAGATAGTAGAACATCCTTATGGGACGATAAAGAGGGCATGGGGCTATACCTACACGCTGCTGAGAGGCATGGAAAAGGTAGACGGGGAGTTGGGCCTGATTTTCTTTTGTTACAATTTGAGGCGTACTATGTCTATACTTGGCGTACAGGGGGCAATTGAGCGCCTCCGAAGGCTTTTTATTGCATTTTGGCGCTCTGTTGCACGGTGGAGGGCCTCGTTGCGAAATGCGAAATTCAAAAAGCTTGCCTGCTCTGGCGTGGCATGGTGCGCCAGAGCGTGA